A stretch of DNA from Vulpes lagopus strain Blue_001 chromosome 12, ASM1834538v1, whole genome shotgun sequence:
gctccccgcagggagcctgcttctccctctgcctctctctgtgtctctcatgaataaataaattttttaataaaaaataaaatagggcagccctggtggctcagtggtttagcactgccttcagctcagggcatgatcctggagacctgggatcgagtcccgcgtcaggctccctacatggagcctgcatctccctctgcctgtgtctctgcctctctccctctctctgtgtctctcatgaataaataaataaaatcttaaaaaaaataaaataaatgcagaaggcgtttttcttttttccttcttgaaaggTCATCCTAAATGAAGGGAATCAACTACACACTGAATCATGtacccttttctcctttttgcttatacattgtcttttttttttttaatgaactaaagCTTGAGGGAGAATGCTACCAGATATTTTCTGAAACTGACGCATGGTGGCTTTGCTCCCAAGGAGCAAATGGGTTAGCTCCTGGATGGTTTGCTCCTGTCATTAGCTTTGTTTGCTCTGGGTGCTTTCTCTTTTACCAATTACTGCATTTTTCATGATCTCTCCCTCAGCCGCATAGGGAGGCTCTTCTGCAACTGCCTCTACTCTGAACACAGACCAACTGTGTGTGCgcaaggaagagacacagagtaGCCACGTGCCTGCCAGTCCATCTCGGATGACCTGCGGTCATAGTGGGGTTTGCGATCACTAAGCCTCTTCAGAATGCCCTGGTTTTCCACGGTGATTCTCACTAGTTCTCGGTTCCTTGTTTCTCTGTTtaaactgaaaaacacaaaatcCTGAGATGGTCAAAGAGTAAAATTCCCTTCTTGAAGGAACTAGTAATGTCATAAACCTGCGCTAAGTGCAGAGAACAGACTTTCTCACTGAGCCGTGAGACCCCATACATCTGTTGAACTACACTACACTCTGGGGAGTGTGCACAACATTGGCAGGTTTATATCAGCAGTTTTCAACCCTGATGTCCACTAGAAGTTTCTACTTTATTGGTCTGGGTGCAGCTTGGGCATTGGCATTTTGTAAAAGCACCCTAGGAATTATTATGTGAAACCAGGATGGAGACTGTCTGGTTTATATGATGAGGGAAGGTCTTGCCTATGGACACATCATAAAAGGCTGGTGACAATTTTGCTTCACTTCATCTCACCTGTCAACTGTTTCAGATATATTAGGATATAGGAAAGGTATCTTGACACtccctcctacacacacacacacacacacacacacacacacattcaccaGATTCTTTCCTGCATACACTTCTTTTGTAGCCCTGGCTATTCTCCATTATTATTTACATAAACATCTCCCCTAATAGGTCTTGAATTTTTTGAtgttaggaaaaatatatatatatctcttttcatctttgtattcatAGGACTTAGCACATAGTAGTTCCTCAGGAAATATTTGAGGAACTGACTCTTAAGAATGCtgtgtcaggggcacctgggtggctcacttggttaagcatctgctttcagctcaggtcataatcccagggtcctgggattaaatcctgcaatgggctctctgctcagtggggagcctgcttctccctcttcctctgctcctcctccaccccacttgtgctctgtctctctctcaaataaataaataaaatctttaaaagaaaaaaagaatgctgtgTCAGTCCCAGCTACGGTCACCATTCTACAAAAGCATGCAGTGTTTTCTTGTGACCAACTCTGAATAGGACTTCAAAAAAGTctcttagggcagccccggtggcctggtggtttagcgccgccttcagtccagggtgtgatcctggagacccaggatcgaatcccacatcgggttccctgcatggagcctgcttctccctctgcctgtgtctctgcctctctctctgtgtctctcatgaataaataaataaaatcttttaaaaaaaagtctcttagaTGCAATAAAAGTTAGCCCTTTATCACCAGAGAAAGATCTCCGTTTTGGATAGTTTTCATTCTCCTTAACCCAGTCTCTTTGGCTACCCATCGAGATACCATCTCTCAAGTACACCTCCTGCTCAGGAGATCCTTGCACTAAAACCCAACAAGGGAAAGGTCAATTTTgactttccaaaaatgaaaagatgagaaataatgcTACCTCTTGGAAAAATATTCGTTCCAGCAATCCACCTTGGCAGGGCCACGATGGGCATTGGCGATTTTCTGACACAGTTGCTTGTTTTCGTATTCGATTTTGTCGATCCGCTTTTGTTCACCCTGGTAAGAAACCACACTCCACCATGGTGACATTGTCCAACACCCAAATGCTCAGCATCACCCTTCTCCAGGATGGTGGGAAAGGGGGAAATCGTGGGCCACAGTGGAGACTGGGAGCAGAGTGTAGGAACGGGTGTGGTGTGCAAGGGGTAGAGCATCTTAATAAGTCTCTGGAATGGTGGGTGTTTATAAGGCTCTGGGAACCTGACTTCCTCAGGACATAGACAGAAATCAATAAAGTACATCTGCAGATGGCAACAACACGTACCTGTAGTTTGctcagttttaaaatgtgatgtGTGTGCGCCGCTGGCGGTTTGGTATCAACAGCTGGTTTCACTAGAGAAGGATAAGAGAGATCTATGTTACCATACAGAAGTCCTCTTAGCCGCCTCAAAAAGCCTGCTCACGTCCTAGACAACCGCCCTGACTCATTAATGTGATGATTTTGAATTGACCTTTCCCCAGTTCAGGAATTTTAGGTTAGCTACATTTCCCAAACTGGCATCTTTGAAGAGTTTTTAGCACAAATAACAGAAGGTGAGGGCCAGAATGGgtaaaacagacacatgaaagagtCTTTCCCATCCTTTCCCAATGCAACTAGCCTGTTGGGAGCTGGAGTTCCACTCCCTCTCTAACTGACTTTGGTTTTAAAGAGTTTGAGTGGGCATTTCCATCCACTGAACTCCTGGTGGAAGGTAAATTTTGTCACTGACGCCGATGGTCTTCTTGACCTGACCCAACCCAACCCAGCAGATAAGACCAACCATCACAAAGTCATACTATGCTGGTTTACTGTCAATATCTGTAAGGTGGACCCTTCCAGAACCCCTAATCGTGGTGTCTCGCCCCAACTGCCCACATACCTATTTGTATTCTATTCTTGTGAAATATGTAGTGGCCAAAGTCCAGTTTCTTCCTGAAGGTTGTGCTCTGTCTGTGATTAGAGACAATTACAGGGTAGGCTAGATAATCCAGGGAATTGTTCATCTTCTCTTCCTAGTCTCATTTAAGAAATGAGGCACCCAGGCTCCTCTGTGAGGTACTTAGCGGTCCCCATGACAGGTTGTCATAGTTACCCTGTTATGACATCAGGGACAGGtcctggggaaggaagaggagaagcagagcatGCCTGACGATCCCCGGGCTTCTGTTTGAAAGCTAACACAGGTCCAAGTCAAGATGAAGGGCAAGACTCAGAATCTCTCCCACCTGCCTGGCACGTGGATGCCACCAACACCAGTGGGAAAAGGTGTGATGTGCTGGGAGGGGTGAGAAGACACCAGGTGGGGGttagggggtggggatggagaagTCTAGCCTTCGTTACATACCTTCAACTACAAGCTAAGTAGTCTCCACTACAATGGATCTTGTGGAGGTGTGAGATCACGAGCTTTTGGGGGGAGGTGAAAGATGACCTTTAATGATAATCTCAtccaatttcttcattttgcagatgaggaaactgaggtccaaagTAACAGCCTGCTCTGCTGCTCAAGAAGCAAGTTAGTAGCAGGGCTGggctcagggtggggagaggggttgGTTCCTGAATTCCTAGGACATTTGCTTTTTTCGAGGGGTGGGGTAAACAGCCATGGGCAGTAGGGGAGGACAGAGACTGTCTTCTGCCTTTAGTGGGATTTCAGCAAGTGAGGAGTTGCCAACACTGATGTGGCTCATGGTGGGCTGGCAGTTAGTTGCTCCTGGAAGGGCTGCAAAGGAACCTGATTCCGCTCCACCCTAGTACAGGCGTAGTAGCACCTAGTGGGTGCTCATCACATTGGCTGATGTAGAGGGAGGGCACCAACTGAGTCCTCACTGTACAGTGCTGGGCGCTCTCCTTGAGTGTCACATTAAATCTTTCAAACAACCCTAGGAGTTAGGTACTAGTGTTCTCATTTCTTCCCCCCCAGCcgcctcagagaggttaagtaatccTCCAGGGTCAATGCCACGCTGGCTGCACAGAGCCCAAGCTTTGAAGCACGATGCTGGCTCTCAATAAATACTGGAAGAAATGTACCTCAGAGTtgggcttctcaaactttaaccTTTGTAAGGAtcgcggggcgggggaggcgggggctgtAAAATGCACATTCTCGttgggcagggctggggcggaGGTTTCGCATTTCTGACAAGCACCCCGGTGATGTCAGTGCCGCTGGTCCGCAGCAGGCAAGAGTCAGGGCTCCCAGGCGGAATCCGGGTGTCCCGGTAATCCTGGAAGAGCCAGGCGACACCTGTGTGCGCCCCGGTCGGTGGGAACGTCGATCGCGCCCTGCGTTTAGTCCAATGTTACTGCACTTCCCCGTTTGTAACGATGCAGAAAAGGCCCCAGCTTGGGGGCTTCCGAGGATCCCCCGAAACTCGCGGGGCggggcaggcccagggccccCGAGCGCCCGCGCGGCCCGCGGCGGCCGCGCGCCTTCCCGCCGGGAGCGGAGCGCGCGGGCGGCCCGCGCTCCGCCTTTTCCCGCGCCCGGCGGGCCCGCCTCCGGGGCGGGACGGGGCGGTCCCCGCTCGGAGCCCCCGCCCAGCTGACCCGGCGGCTCTCCCCTCGCAGGCTGCTGCCCCGGCGTGCAGGGCCCGGCCGCCGCCATGTCGGGCCCGTTCGAGCTCTCGGTGCAGGACCTCAACGACCTGCTGTCGGACGGCAGCGGCTGCTACAGCCTGCCGAGCCAGCCTTGCAACGAGGTCACCCCCAGGATCTACGTGGGCAACGCGTGAGTCGCCGCTGGGGCGCCCCGCCCACCCGAAAGCCGGGGTCGGGGCGTCGCgggcgctgggggggggggtgcggggcgtGGCCGCCCTCCGGGAGCCCCGcgggggccgggcaggggctggagtcgccgcccgcccccgcgcagTGGGGCGGAGGGGCTAgaccccgccccggccccgcgcgtcCTCCCCCTCGCCGGGGGCCCGGATCCCCGGGCGTCCGGCCCGAAGCCGCCAGCCGCTAGGGGCTTGGCCTTGGGCGGGGTCGGGCTACCGGGATCACTTAACAGGTGGCCCTCTGTCACCCGGCCGGTCTCCAGCCCGCACGTCATGTGACATCTGCCTGGTTCTGCAGTGAGGTCACCGCGGAATGTCTGCCTTCGCTGCCATGGCAACTGGCTGACGTCACAGATCGGGCGTGGAACTTTCCCGGCTGGGCAGGCGAGATCAAGGAATCGAAATACTCCCAATGAGGGATCCGGAGAGCTGGGCTGGTGTTTCCTtgctccctcccctgccttccagaTAGGGTTTGATTTACCAACGCCCTAAGTTCCATGGGCCAGGGTCTGCGTTAGAAACCCAGAACTAACTCCCTTCTCCCCTTTTACCCAGGAGGAAATGGTGGCCCAGGGTGGTTGAGGGACTGTGAGGACAGAGACAATGCCTTGTTCATTCTGTATCCCCTGTCCTGTACTAGGACCTGCTGCTTACCCTGCTAAGGGCTGCCACAAAAATGAGGGTTATCGTGGGGCAAGAAGGTGTCCTAAGGCAGGTCCTGCCTTCGTGGGGGCTGTCTCATCcattccatccattcattcaccatattgagcacctactgtgtgtccgGCATTTACAGTGCACATTCATAGTGATAGTAGTGGTAACGGTAAATTTGTTGAACGCTGAATTAGAAATAGAGAAGGGAGCTGAATGAAAATTCACCTTCagagttatttgcttttttaatcaACCACTGTTTAACAACCATGTGCAGTGTCATGAGCAGGAACAGCTGAAACAGTCCCAGGGCCTTAGCCGAAGTGCTCCGTAATTGCAAAGTTCAGAGGATAGTGCTCTGTCCAGCGACCTCAGCAGCAAGTGGCCTTGGTGCCTTGGAGAACCTGCTGTCTGGGGCAGTTTGGCACATTCAGCTGCCCCTACTTCCCAAGTGGAAACCGAGGCGGTGGATGTCTGGTGGTAGCCAGGGTGGAAAGTGCCAGTGGCCACTGTAGAGAAACACATCCCCAGCCCAATTAGTGAATCTGGCTTTGACTTGGCCAGGGGTGTGGGGGGTACTCCTGCACATAGGGAGCCCCTGAACCAAATCAGGGCTCATAGGGCCTGGGAGAGGAGTCTGTATGAGCCTCATTTTCTAGATCTCAGGATCTGCAGGCAGAGTGAGGGGAAGACAGAGCAGGGCTGGTATCAGGTCTTCTCCTTGCTCTGCCCCTAAGCATCCCATGTGAGCCTCAGCACTGTCCTTCCACTGTCCTGGAAGCTTAAGCCCAGGCCTGGCTTCCTTGCAGGCTGCTGTGACAGGCAAACAAGATCATGTCGGAGAAGGCATTTTGTAAAGTATAAACTGTTGTCTGAATTGGGATGTTGTTGGGAGATGAAATAAAGGAGCCCTTTGACTATTCAGATCAAATGTTTTATAACCCCCAGAGTTCTGTTGGCGCCACTTGGTCCCCAAGTGCTTACTCACCCAGGGGAGCTTCAGAAATGTGGCTAGTGGTCTGTGGTGGAAAGGGCCCCTCTGGGGGACTGGAGGGGCCGCCACACTTTATAGTCCAAGGAAGGAGGCTGCCTAAGATGTgttgatttcattctttctcactgATTCACCCCATAGTCATTCAGCACCTGTAGCCGGGTGCAATAGCAAGTGCTGGGCAGACAGACCTGGTTACTCCCTCAAAAGTTCACAGCCTACCCATCAGAACAAATAATCACAATCAGGCATTAGAAGAGCACTGACTATGGTGTCAAGCTCCGTCTATAGGCTAGATCATTTAATCCTTCTGCCCATGGGGTAGGTATTGTTGTCAACCTCATTtgacagatagggaaactgagtcaccaaAAGGTTAAGTGGCTTGCTTAAGGTTATCTGACTGGCAAGTCTCAGGGTTCGACTcagacccaggcagtctgactttAGAGCCCGTTTTGAGCCAGTAGGCTGTACCACCACCACAGTATAGGGAACATGATGCCAGATGGAATGGAGGGGGCGGTCAGGGCATACTGATGGAAAATGAGAGGGTGTGTGACCATGGAGAAGCTCAAGAAGGGCATTCCagagagagggaacagcatgggGCTGAAACCACCCTGGCTATTTGGGGAAGCTGCTGGTAATTAGATATGGCTGGAGTAAGGGAGGTGGGTCACGAGATGAGGGGAAGCTGGCAGGGCCAAGCGTGGAGGCTTCCTCGCTTTGCCAGGAGACTTAGaatcttctccatcttcctccctctGGGGCTGCCAGGTGGTGAGGTAATCATCCCCCTGCTCCTGTCTCCTGTCCAGGTCTGTGGCTCAAGACATCCCCAAGCTGCAGAAACTAGGCATCACCCATGTTCTGAATGCTGCTGAGGGCAGGTCCTTCATGCACGTCAACACCAATGCCAACTTCTACAAGGACTCCGGCATTACCTACCTGGGCATCAAGGCCAATGACACGCAGGAGTTCAACCTCAGCGCCTACTTTGAAAGGGCTGCAGACTTCATCGACCAGGCCCTGGCTCAAAAGAATGGTAAGGCACATGTGGCCCAGGAAACAGTGCAAGGCAGCTctgactggatttttttctagaaaacagGCCCACAACTGCCTTCCTCTTGGAAAACCTATCAAGTGGCCACATGTTACACAAGATGTATAAATGTTTCTCACCATGGCAGCCCCGGGGTCCTTGGGTTTGAGTGGACTTTGCCTGAGAGTTCCTTTCTAGCCACTCCCCGCCATGCCCTCAGTTCAAATAGCTTCAGTAATAATGATTTTATCTTCCATGATAAGTCCTGAGGTGAGGGAGCTCTGGGGCTGGTTGATTCAGCAGCTTGGTGGCGACATCAGGAAGAGGTGCTTCCCTTCTCTCTTGCAGGCCACCCTCAGGGTTCTCCCCTCATGGTCCCAAGATGGCGGTGGTAGACCTAGTCACCACATCCTAGCAGAACAAAGCATAGCAAAAGACCAGGTAGCCATCTCTTCCTtgtgtttcttccctttttttaatgagcaagtaaaagggtgcctgggtggctcagttggttgagggtctgccatcagctcaggtcatgatctcaggttcctggattgagccctatatggagctctctgctcagtggggagtctgtatctccctcttctctgttccTCTGCCTGGCTCGTGCtcggtttctctctctctcaaataaataaataaaaataaagagcaagtAGAAGGGTGCTCAGAAACCCTTCAGTGGGGTTCCCCTCACATCTCACTGGCTGAATTGGCTTACATGAACGCCTGGCCAGGGAAACAGGGCAGCCATGACTGGCTTAGGCTGGTGCTTAGCAAGCTGTGGCCCACAGGCCACATCTTCCAGCCACTTTCTAAATGCTTCCTGCAGCACCCAAATCTAAGACTGAGCAGAACTGCTGAGTTGctggcaggcagggaggcagggttTCTTCCTGGGGGAAACCCTAGAAGGCAGAGGGCAAATGTCAGTTGAGCAGGCTGGGCCACTTGCCCTTTTCCCTTTTAGCTTGTTTCTCTCAGCGCCTGCCTTTACCTTCAAGCTTCCTCCCCCCCGgcctcttcctccctcaccaCGGCCTTCTCAGGGGAAGTGAGCCCCATGAAGGTATGATCAGCCTTGATCCCCTGATTCtagcctgtctctgcttcttgtGCCCAACAGCCTCCCCCTGGAATGATTTCCAGTGAACAATGTGTACTAGATGCTGGTTATTGCATATCTGGGGCTCAGGAGGGAAGTTTTATTGCCCGGGGAATCTGCAGACTTTATTGTCAGGCCCTTTGTGGTCCTTCATGATCTTGTGTGTGTCACCCCCTCCATTCCGGCTGTATTGGGTTCCTGTGTTGATGGGAACGAGGGGCCCAGTTAAGAGGATGGATTTTGCTCTTCTTGTATGTGGGTTGGTCATCCGCTTAAGGAACTTAGAGCTTCCTGACTTTGTTTCCTCTCTCCATACAACTGGGAACATACCTTGGCTTTTTGTGACCTCTCGCCTCAGCAAGAGGCAGCTTGGGCTGAGTTGTCAGTCTGGAaagttctctctgcctctccctgtcttgCCCCCTGGCAAATTCCACCTTGTGCTTTAACCCTGGGCATAGTGTTCTCTCTTCCATGAAGCCTGCCCTCAGTTGGGTCCACTGTGTCCCCTTCTGTCTCCTCAGCACCTGATGCAGCATTGGGCACATAGGAGACATGCTGCAAATAATTACTGAGTGAGTGACAAAAATGAATTCCATGGGCTCTAATGCCAAGTGTACATGCTTCTAGGATCGACTGGCCAAGCGAGTCAACAGAAACACACTGGCCTCCTGCAGTGTGCGGGGCTCAGGAGAGCCAGATGCCCATCACTTTGGAGAACGGGAAACAGCCAGGAGTGCTCAGAGGAGAAAGCAGTCACTTCCAGCCAGGAAGGTCAAGGGACACTTTTATGGGGGACATGGCATCTGAGTGGGCCCTGGAAGGATGGGAGTCAAACCTTCCTCTTCCCCATTGGCTCTGTGAGCCCTGGACTGCTAAATATGTTCCAGGTGGTGAGGCAGGGAAAGCCCCACTTTGCATACTTTCAGTATACTGGCTAGAGAGGGAATGGGCAGGAAAGTGGAGGGCTCCCCCTTCCTGCTTGGAAGGCACGGGGAAAGAGAGTCATGTTTTGGGGCCAGGGTGATGGGAACACAAGAGACTTTGGGCTAGCAGATTTCCTCTAGGATAATGGCAGTATTTAGCCATTGGTGGATAATCATCCACTTGGctagtcagcaaatatttattgagcaccaagtGCATACTAGAGGTTGTAGGGTATCCTAAAATCAATACCACACTGTCCTTACCCTTAAGGCACACACAGTCTAGCAGAGGAGGGTAGATCTGTGCATGGCCAACAGTGCCACAGAGCCAGACCTGCTGTAGTAGAAGATATTGGGCACCACCAGAGGACTTCTGATGTTGGCTAGgagttatttattgagcacttacataTGCCAAGCATTAGCCTAAGGGCTTTATGTGACGTTTCCTTCAGTCCCCTAACAACACTGTGCAATGGATACTATTAACACAGATGATGAATCGAGGCATAGGTGGGTTAGGTGGGTCTTAGGGTTCATAACCAGTAAATTGgccaggaaggaaaagagaaccaATAGAATAAAcagatattttaaggaattgtCTTATACAATTGTAGGATCTGGCAAATCTGAAATCTGTGGGGTAGAGTGGTAGGCTGGAAACTCGGGCAGGGCTTCTTGATTACAGCCTTGAGGcagaatttctctttctccagtgaACCTCACATTTTGCTCTTAagactgattggatgaggcctaaACACATTATCAAGGGTGATCTCCTTTACTAAAAGTCAACTGATAGTCAGTGTTAATTACATTCACAAAATACCTTGTAGACTAGTGTTTGACCAAGGAGCTGAGCATCATAGACAAGCCAGGTTGACAAATGGAACCATCAGAACCAGTAAGTTAAAATTTAAACCCACATTCATAGgacttcaaagattttttttttttttaagatttattttctggggcacctgcatggcttagtcagttgagcattccactcttggttttggctcaggtcataatcttaggttTGGGAAATCGAACCCTGCCtcagtctctgcactcagcaaggagtctgctttccctctccctctgcctctgctaccactccccaccccacctcctaaCCACCACCCTTCTCTGGCTTctgcatggtctctctctctttctcaaaaaaaaaaaaaaaatttatttgagagagtgtgtgcacatgtgcacatgagtgagggagggggagggggaaaggggaggcttggtacagggctccatctcaggactctcagaccatgacatgaaccaaaatcaagagtcagaggcttaaccgactgagccacccagatgccccacagaTTTTGGTTCTAAATCCCTAtgctgaaaaaggaaatatttgaactGGGGTTTTAAGGGATGACAGGAATTTGCCAGGTGGCCGAGAGAGACTTTGTTTCCTATAGAGGAAATGACTTGTGGAAAGGCACAGGGGTAGGGAAAAGCATGGGAACGTATGGAGGCCTTGGGTACTTGGCCTTGTAAGCCACACCTTGGAGACAAGAAGCCCTGCAAATGGTGATAGGTTTTATTTGAATATAGAAAGCCCCTTCCTGCTGCTAGGTAGAGGGTGAATTGGTGGTGATGAGGGTAGATCAAGAGCTCAGTTTGGAGATGTGAAGAGGGCGGAGGTGAGGGTGATGAGGACCTGAACTAACACTCTGTGGCCTGAGTGGGTGGTGGCAGAGAGAAGCCGAGGCTTGGGGCTCTTGGGGACCCCTGGTGGAAATGAAATGTGCTGGGACTTGTTGATGCTCTCTTTCACCAAATGCTGGGGATGCAGCAGGGAGCAAAACAGACAATTCTGCCTTGTGGAGCTTTTCCATCTCAGGGGAAGCTGACAGCAAACAAGTGAAGATTtctggcctggggcaggggggcgaAAGCAGGGAGTCAGGGATGAGAGAGGAGAAGGGCTGGGAGTGGGTTTGAGGCTTTAGAGAGGCTGAGTGGGAGAGCAAACACCTGGGGAGAGAGGTTTGCAAGCTGAGAAGCCAGCTGGCtggtggagggatggagggagagaggagacagtgtaggggcgggggcggggggtgcagatTTTGTAGAGCCTCGTGGGCCATTTGGGGAGCCGTGAGCAGGTGTTTGTATTTacatgttttgatatttttatccTCCTGTTTGTATTTGACATGCAcgttccttttactttttaaaccacTTTGTTGATTTATAATTGACATTCAGCACATTTAAACATCACACATTTAAAGCCTGCAGTTTGACATTTTGACTTCTGTGTATACCTGTGAAACCAGGACCACAAACGAGAGTGTGAGCACACCCGTCTCGCCCCAGGCGCCTCTGTGGCCTCTCCCTTCCGCTCCTTCTGCCTCCCATTTCTAAGCAACTGCCGCTCTGTTTTCTGTCACCAGACGCGAGTGTACATTTTGTGGACTTTTGTGTAAATGGAATTACACAGTGGGTGTGCTTTCTTGGCCTGGCCTCTGCCGGTGTCATTGCTGTGAGTTCCATCTTGGTCACTACATGTGTCCATAGCTCATTCCTGTTTAATGCTGACGAACCTTCCAGTGTATGGATGTGTCCCAGTTTGTGTGTTCACCTACTGGtgaacatttggattatttctgtttcctttttttttctttttttttttactttatttaattatttgatagaGGCAGTGgggagcatgagccaggggaggagcagagggagaagcagactccccactgagcagggagcctgacaccaggcttgatcccaggaccccagatcatgacctgagctgaagacagatgcttaatggaccgAGCCACTGTATGTTTTGCTTttgattgaaatataaaattcacatgGAGAAATGCTGGTATCACAAGTGTGCAGATCAGTGTGTTGCACACACTCATATCTGCCCTCAGATCAAGAAATAGATCTTCTCCCCCAGGACTCTAGAAACCCCTAGTGTGTTCTCTCCCTATTTCACTGTTACTACCACCGAGACTTCTGTTAGTGCAGAGCAGTTCTGCTTGCCCTCCTATTC
This window harbors:
- the CFAP97D1 gene encoding sperm axonemal maintenance protein CFAP97D1 isoform X1, which gives rise to MNNSLDYLAYPVIVSNHRQSTTFRKKLDFGHYIFHKNRIQIVKPAVDTKPPAAHTHHILKLSKLQGEQKRIDKIEYENKQLCQKIANAHRGPAKVDCWNEYFSKSLNRETRNRELVRITVENQGILKRLSDRKPHYDRRSSEMDWQNSRRYIRNTTRYLLSQDD
- the DUSP3 gene encoding dual specificity protein phosphatase 3, yielding MSGPFELSVQDLNDLLSDGSGCYSLPSQPCNEVTPRIYVGNASVAQDIPKLQKLGITHVLNAAEGRSFMHVNTNANFYKDSGITYLGIKANDTQEFNLSAYFERAADFIDQALAQKNGRVLVHCREGYSRSPTLVIAYLMMRQKMDVKSALSIVRQNREIGPNDGFLAQLCQLNDKLVKEGKLKL
- the CFAP97D1 gene encoding sperm axonemal maintenance protein CFAP97D1 isoform X2, which produces MNNSLDYLAYPVIVSNHRQSTTFRKKLDFGHYIFHKNRIQIVKPAVDTKPPAAHTHHILKLSKLQGEQKRIDKIEYENKQLCQKIANAHRGPAKVDCWNEYFSKRIQDAISEIRQGIFSPKMIRLLTMEKIREKALGFLSYLEFQDTPKWLNAPS